In the genome of Limanda limanda chromosome 15, fLimLim1.1, whole genome shotgun sequence, one region contains:
- the sertad2b gene encoding SERTA domain-containing protein 2b yields the protein MYGKGAKRKLDEDEEGLEGKTLEASVAGGGLSLCPEGLSKVSYTLQRQTIFNISLMKLYSQRPLGEPSLERRVLINNMLRRIQDELKQEGSLRPLLLPPSPPPDDPMDEGFREAPPSFGVLSATAAAQVSQPSVLLMPAIAPPPSPHPMVPPHCQASQACPGRAEACLAPLEACLTPASLLEEDGGDSTFCAPSLPTPPLSPLPAQCPTLPLALLSQVSPRVPVPASSSDSFPSTLGDIELGPPTAITRTAAANTTTVTTSPAPTPLTRPSQLAPLSPARDCRTMGSKPEAASVLLAEARCTELRPMDNLPTLPPGGLVDISSCPSSPPSSASPSGFLSDLALDDVLFADIDTSMYDFDPCTTTGTVGVAVSGGLAKLSPVVTTDDLLKSLSSPYSGSAPQVSANQPFKIDLTELDHIMEVLVGS from the coding sequence ATGTACGGTAAAGGTGCGAAGCGGAAGCTGGACGAGGATGAAGAGGGGCTGGAAGGCAAAACGCTGGAGGCGTCGGTGGCGGGAGGGGGACTCAGCCTCTGCCCAGAGGGCCTGTCCAAGGTGTCCTACACCCTGCAGCGCCAGACCATCTTCAACATCTCGCTGATGAAGCTGTACAGCCAGCGGCCGCTTGGCGAGCCCAGCCTGGAGCGCCGGGTCCTCATCAACAACATGTTGCGACGCATCCAGGACGAACTCAAGCAGGAGGGTTCGCTGCGGCCTCTACTCCTGCCACCGTCACCGCCACCTGACGACCCCATGGACGAGGGCTTCCGTGAGGCCCCGCCCTCCTTTGGTGTTTTATCAGCGACAGCGGCAGCACAGGTATCCCAGCCTTCTGTGTTGTTGATGCCGGCGATCGCTCCACCGCCTTCACCCCACCCAATGGTGCCTCCCCACTGCCAGGCGTCCCAGGCATGCCCCGGCCGGGCAGAGGCTTGCCTTGCCCCTCTGGAAGCCTGCCTCACTCCAGCCTCGTTactggaggaggatggaggagattCAACCTTTTGTGCTCCATCCCTACCGACTCCTCCTCTGTCGCCTCTCCCAGCGCAGTGTCCCACATTACCTTTGGCACTTCTGAGCCAGGTGTCCCCCAGGGTCCCTGTGCCTGCCTCGTCCAGTGACAGTTTCCCCTCCACGCTGGGTGACATAGAGTTGGGTCCCCCCACAGCCATAACAAGGACAGCAGCAGCTAATACTACAACCGTGACTACCTCCCCAGCTCCCACGCCACTCACCCGGCCCTCCCAGTTAGCACCTCTTTCCCCAGCCAGAGACTGCAGGACCATGGGCTCTAAACCAGAGGCAGCTAGCGTCTTGCTAGCTGAAGCTCGCTGCACCGAGCTCCGGCCCATGGACAATCTGCccacactgccccctggtggcttagTAGACATTTCCTCTtgtccctcctcacctccttcctctgcctcaCCCTCGGGGTTTCTCTCAGACTTGGCGCTGGACGATGTCCTGTTTGCCGACATTGACACGTCCATGTATGACTTTGACCCCTGTACAACAACGGGGACAGTGGGCGTGGCGGTAAGCGGGGGCCTTGCCAAACTGTCACCGGTGGTGACGACAGACGACCTCCTCAAATCGCTTTCGTCACCATACAGCGGCTCCGCCCCGCAGGTTTCAGCCAATCAGCCTTTTAAAATAGATCTGACAGAACTGGACCACATCATGGAGGTGTTGGTGGGGTCGTGA